Within the Maribacter sp. BPC-D8 genome, the region AAAGTATTTTACAAACTTTAACCAACGTTGAACTCCCGGTCCGCCAGCAGGTGGCCAATAATAAGTAATGACCAGCACCTTTCTCATTATGCTTCCTCTTCTTTTTTAGACCTCCAAAAAGAGAAACCAAATCCGCCAACAATAACTAGTCCTAATAAAATAGTACTCGCTAAGGTGATTTTGCTTCCTGTTACGACTACTTCCGGTTCAAATTTAAATTCTACCTTATGTTCACCTGAAGGAATTTTAAGGGCTCTTAGTACGTAATCCACTTTAAAGTAATCGCTTTCTTTTCCATCGATATAAGCGTTCCATCCATTCTCATAATACATCTCTGAAAATACAGCAACGCCTTCATTACTATTTTCAGATGTGTATGTTAAATGATTCGGCTCATAATCAATTAAAGCAATTGAAGCCGTAGAATCAACTTGATAAGTTAATGGATATATGTCAGAAAATTTAGAAGAATTGACAACCGCCACATTCTTAGTATCTAAACTATCTAATGCCATTATTTCTTCATTGGCATTTGCTACCGGTTGTAATTGAGAAACAAACCAAGCATTACCATTAGCATTGGGGTTTTCAATAGGAAAAGCATTTCCCTCTTGATCTTGCCTAATCACATATTTAATATTCATCATATTTAAAACCGACAAGTTGCCATTATAGACATGAAAATTGAACAAGTCTTGCATACCGGCAGGTTTAGCAGCGTGATAGCCCGTTATACTTTGATGAAAATATGCTGTTTTAGCCGAATCGAATCCGTCCGTTTGATCAAAAACACGAAATACTCCGTCATCTTTAGCAATTATTTTATCTGCTGTAGTTTCTTTAAAAGGCTCTAACATTTTACGTTTAGACACAAAATTGTCATTATTTACATATCGTAAATCCACACCTACTAAATCAACCACAACCAACAAACCGATTGCAATTATCAAAAGGTTCATTTTCAATTTCTCTTTTAAATACAACCAAATCAATAACGCTGTACCAAGAGCAAAACCTAATGAGCGTAACAAATCGCTCGTGTAAACACTCTTACGATCTAAACGAAGCATTTCTGGCAATTCTTCTAGACCGGTCATTCTTAGATTATCATCATTGACACCTACAAAGTGGAAAGCACCCTTAAATATGAATAAAACAATACCTAACCCTAAAACAATTGCTGCTGCAATGGTTAAAGATTTCATTTTATCCGCTTGCGGAACTTTATCCTTAAATAATTTCTTTAAAGCTAAAATTGCCAATACAGGTACACAAAGTTCTAATACGATTTGTATAGAGGATACCGCCCTAAATTTATCGTATAAAGGAAAATAGTCTATCATGAAATCGGTTAGGGTACTAAAGTTTTTACCCCATGATAATACTAAAGACATCAATGACCCGAAAAGCAACCACCATTTATGCTTGCCTTTAACTAAGAATAATCCTAAAATAAATAGAAAGAAAATAACCGCACCTAAATATGCCGGACCAGATGTACCGGGTTGTTCACCCCAATACAAAGGCAAACCACTAACAAAATCTAAAGCACTTGATCTCGCCAAGCCCTTATCGATTAAATAATTATAAGATTTAGAATTCTCACCTAAATTCTCTTGACTTGCACCACCAAAAAGTCTTGGCACAAATAGGTTTAAGGATTCTGTAATACCGTAACTCCAATTTGTAATATACGCTTTACTCAATCCGCCAGTATCTTCTTTTAGCGAACCATCTGGGTTTATGGTCAATTCACTTTTACCACGAGTACTCCAATCAGCATACTCTTTTGTCGCCATTAACCCTGTAGCATTGGCAGCAATACCTAATGTAACTGCTAATAATAATAAACCAACAGATGTAAAAAAATGTTTTAATTGCTTATCTCTTATCGCATACACCAAATATACCACGCCCAAAATTAGCACCAGTAACATAAAGTAATAGGTCATTTGATAGTGGTTGGCGGTAATTTCAAGAGCCATTGCCAGCGCTGTCAAAACAAAGCCCCAGAGATATTTTTTTCTAAAAACGAGTACTATACCTGCCAATAACACGGGTAAATATGCAACAGCGTGTGCTTTTGCATTATGCCCGGCACCTAAAATAATAATAAGGTATGTAGAAAAACCAAAGGCCAAAGCACCTACTACAGCTAATCTATAATCGACCTTAAGACAACAAAGAAGGATATAAAAACCTATAAAATACAGAAATAGATAATCTGCAGGTCTTGGTAAAAACCGAATTAAACGGTCTAATTTTTTAATATAGTTGTGTGGATAATTTGCCCCCAATTGGTATGTTGGCATACCACCGAATGCACTATTTGTCCAATACGGTTCTTGATCATTAGATTTTCTGAAATCGTTCTGCTCCTTTGCCATACCCGTATATTGGGCGATATCATGCTGGTACATTACTTTACCCTGTAGTACCGGGCTGAAATATGCTAATGCAGCAATGATAAAAAATACGACAACAAAAAAATGGATGAAAAAGAATTTTAAGCCTTGCTTCATTTGCTAAATAAGTAGTGTTTTGACAAAGATAACTAGTCTAGCTCTTCAAAGTCAATGTATTCACCTACTTTTTCAGAATCGTTCTTTTTACGAGATGGTTTTTTATTGATAATAACACTTTCTTCTTCCTCTTGATTAAAAGGGCGTTGATTATCAAAAGCTTCTCTAAAATGAGATTCGGTTTTCTTGGCGGCGTAGTTCAATATTTTCGGCGCAAATAACTTCGCCAAAAATTTTAGCAAGTAATACACCAAAAGAATAATTAATATAGTTTTTAAAAAAGCCATTTATTCTTACTTAAGATATATCAAAAATACAATTATCACGTTGTATATAAAGAATCATACTATTAAAATAATTATAAAATCGTGTTCATGAATAGTCTTTTTGCCTACTCTAAATCATATCAATACGTATTAACCTTCATTTTTCTTCTACCATTTGTAGCTATTTCTCAGTACACAGATGTTATTAACTCTAACAGACCTGGAGTTTCTGTAAGTGCCTATGCCGTTGGTAAAAACGTGGTACAAGCAGAAATGGGCTTGTTTTACGAGCAGAAAGATCATACGCTATTAAATACGGAATCTAATATTTGGGGAACCGATATTTCTTTGCGTTACGGATTACTATTTGAAAAACTAGAACTGAATTACGAAGGTACTTTTCAAGACCAGAACCTTACTTATTTAAATTTCGACTTAGCCGCAAAGCGTAGAGATTTTTCTAGAAATAGATTAGGATTAAAGTTTCTTGTTTATGATCCATTTAAAAACCCTGAAGCAAATAAGCCAAATTTGTATAGCTGGAGAGCGAATAACAAATTTCAATTGAAAAATCTTTTGCCTGCTGTATCACTTTACGGTGGTGCCAATTTTGTATTAGGTGACAATCCGTTTTACATCGGCGAACCAACAATATCTTACCGAGGTATGATTGCTACCCAAAGTAGATTAACACCAAGGTTTGTGTTAATTACTAATACAGCATATGATCGTATCACAACAGATGATCCAGAATTAAGTTATACCATTTCATTATCGCACGCCTTTAGAAACCCTAAATGGAGTGTTTTTGTTGAGCACCAAGGTATAAATAGCGATCGTTATTCTGATTTATTAATTCGTGGTGGTATCGCACATTTACTTAAAGAAAATCTACAATTAGATTTTAATATGGGTGCTAGTTTAAAAAACACTCCAACCCGTATTTTCTTTGGAATAGGTGCCTCTTACAGAATGGATTTTCATAAAGACAGCCTAAAAGCAATTGAAGATCAAGAGGCTGACCAAAATGGTGGAGCTATTGATAAGAAGGCAATGAAAAAGAAAAAGAAGGAAGATAAAGAAAAAGGAAGCGGTGCTGAAGATATCGACCTTGGACCTTCTAAAAAGCAACTTAAAAAATTAAAGAAGGCAGAAAAGAAGAAAAAGAAAGAGAGTAGCGAGATAGACTTTTAACGAAGCACTACTCTACCCCATTTTTCATTCTCAACCACTTTAATTTGTTGATTAATATCACTAATATTGGCACTTCTAAAGAAGTTCAATGATCACACTACATGAAGCTAAAACAAAGCAAGACTTAAAACGCTTTGTAACCTTTCCGTTTTCGCTATATAAAAACAACAAGTATTGGGTACCGCCCATTATCAATGATGAGCTAGAAAGCTTTGATAAAGATAAAAATCCGGTATTTAAAGATGCCGAAGCATGGTTCTTTCTAGCCAAAGACGGAGATAAAATTGTAGGTCGTGTAGCTGCAGTTATCAATCACCTAGAAATCAATCAACAAAACGTAAAGAAAATGCGTTTTGGATGGTTCGATTTTATTGATGACCCAGCAGTTTCAAAAGCACTTTTAGACAAAGTTGCCGAAATAGGCAAAGAACACAGCCTAGAATACATGGAAGGCCCTGTTGGATTCTCAAATCTAGATAAGGTTGGAGTTCTAGTAGAAGGTTTCGACCATATTGGCACCATGATTACTTGGTACAACCATTCGTACTATCAAAGTCATTACGAAAATTTGGGCTTTGTAAAAGAAAAGGAATACATGGAAAATAAGTTCCCTGCAAAAAATGCCGATCCGGCTTTATTTAGCAGGTTAAATGATTTGGTAAAAAAACGCTACGGACTTAAAGAAGTAAATTTCACCAAGACAAAAGAGGTGATGCCTATGGCAGACGAAATGTTCGACCTCTTTAATGCAACATATGCTAACCTTTCTTCATTTGTACCTATTACAGAAATACAGAAAGCTTACTTCAAGAAAAAATACATCAGCTTTATAAATCCTGAATATATAAAGTTTGTAAAAGATAAAAATGATAAGCTAATTGCCTTTGCGATTGTGATGCCATCATTTTCAGAAGCACTACAAAAAGCCAAGGGAAAGTTATTTCCGTTTGGCTTAATCCACTTACTAAAGGCAAAGAAGAATAGTAAAGACGTTATTTTCTATTTGATAGGCATAGACCCCGAATATCAAAACAAAGGAGTTACCGCAGTGATATTCAATGAATATCACAAAACATTCAATGAGAAAGGTATTGATATGTGTTACAGAACTCCCGAACTGGAAGAAAACTTGGCAATCAAGCAAATGTGGAAACACTTTGACCCAGTAGTATATAAGAGAAGAAGAACGTATAGAAAGTCTCTTTAACTAAGCACAAATAAAAAGCCCGAAATCAAATGATTTCGGGCTTTTTTAATATACTTTAATGAGATATCATTCTCCCATTGCTGCAGCTACTGCTGCTGATAATCTTTTGTAAGTACCATTTTGCAAACGCTCACGAATTGCAGAGAACGCCGTTAAAGTCTCCTCTACATCTTGTAATGTATGTGTAGCGGTTGGTATTAAACGTAAAAGAATTAATCCCTTAGGTATTACTGGGTAAACAACGATAGAACAGAAAATTCCGTGATTTTCACGTAAATCTTTAACTAACGCCATTGCCTCAGGAATACTACCGTTAAGGTATACTGGTGTTACACAACTTGTTGTTGTACCAATATCGAATCCTTTTTCTTTTAATCCGTTTTGTAACGCATTTGTATTCTCCCAAAGTTTAGCTTTAAGCTCTGGCTGCGTACGTAACATATCTAAACGTTTCAATGCTCCTTTTACATAAACCATTGGTAATGATTTAGCGAACATTTGAGAACGTAGGTTGTATTTTAAATAATCTATAATTTCTTGATCAGCAGCGACAAATGCACCAATACTAGCCATAGACTTAGCGAAAGTAGCCAAGTAAACGTCTATACCGTCTTGTACACCTTGTTCTTGACCTGCACCAGCACCTGTTTTACCTAAAGTACCAAAACCATGGGCATCATCAACTAAAAGACGAAAGGTAAACTGCTCTTTAAGAGCAACAATCTCTTTAAGAATGCCTTGCTCTCCTCGCATACCAAAAACACCTTCAGAGATAACTAAAATACCTCCACCAGTTTGCTCGGCCATTTTAGTAGCACGCTCTAAATTCTTAATTAAACTTTCTGTATTGTTATGTACAAATGTAAAACGCTTACCCATATGTAAACGTACACCATCAATAATACAGGCGTGACAATCTACGTCATAAACGATTATATCATCTTTAGTAACAAGAGCATCAATAACCGACATAAAGCCCTGGTAACCAAAATTCAATAAATAAGAAGCCTCTTTCTCTACAAAAGCAGCACATTCTTGCTCTAATTGCTCATGGAATTCCGTATGACCACTCATCATTCTCGCCCCCATTGGGTACGCAGAACCATATTCAGCTGCAGCCTCACCATCAACCTTCTTTATCTCTGGAAGATTTGCTAAACCTAAATAGTCATTAATACTCCAGGTGATAACATCTTTCCCCTGAAATTTCATTCTATTAGAAATAGGACCTTCCAACTTAGGAAACACAAAGTATCCCTCTGCTTGTGAAGCCCATTTACCTAAAGGGCCTTTATTCGCTAAAATTCTATCAAATAAGTCTTTCATTGTTTAATTTGGATCTGTCTGCAAAAGTAAATAATTTTGATAAAAATTCATAAATTATTTATAATGCAAAAAAGTGGGTTATAAACCCACTCTTTATTTAATACTATATTGTATATATTTTTACTTAATATATTGAATCTCTTGTGCCTCTTCAACTGTTTCAGTATTCAAGAATCCTTGATCCTCCATCCACTGGTCACTATATATTTTACTCATATAGCGAGAACCATGATCTGGAAAAATACATACAACGTTGCTATTTTCGTCAAATGTATTTAGTGCATCAAGTTGCTTAATAGCTTGCATTACCGCACCACTCGTATACCCAACAAAAATACCTTCTGTTTTAGAAATTTCTCTAGCTGTATGTGCACTTTCTGCATCGGTAACCTTTATAAACTCATCTATAGCACTAAAATCTGTTGCTCCAGGAATAAGATTTTTACCCAAACCTTCTATTCTATACGGATAGATTTCGCTAGCATCTAATTTACCAGTTTCGTGATATTTCTTTAATACAGAACCAAAAGCATCAACACCGATAACTTTAATATTCGGGTTTTGTTCTTTTAAGAAACGAGCTGTACCAGAAATAGTACCACCTGTACCACTACAAGCAATAAGGTGCGTTATTTGTCCGCCAGTTTGTTCCCATATCTCAGGACCGGTAGATTTATAATGCGCTTCCATATTCAGCTTATTGAAATACTGATTAATATATATGGATCCTTTAGTTTCTTTGTGTAATCTCTTGGCAACCTCATAGTACGATCTTGGATCATCTGCACTAACGTGCGCCGGACATACATATACTTTAGCGCCCATAGAGCGAAGCATATCTATTTTATCTGGAGATGATTTAGAACTAACTGCTAGTATGCAATCGTACCCTTTAATGATACTTGCCATTGCAATACTAAACCCCGTATTACCTGAAGTAGTTTCTATTATTGTGCTGCCTTCGACAAGAATACCTGCTTTCTCTGCCTGCTCAATAATATGAATCGCAATTCTATCTTTAGAAGAGTGTCCTGGATTGAATGCTTCTACCTTCGCGTAAAAATTACCGGTAAGGTTTTCTGCTATTCTATTTAATTTAACTAGTGGTGTATTACCAACTAGTTCTAAAATATTGTTGTAAGCCCTGATCTCATTTTTCATAAGGGGGATATCAATGTTTAATTAATATATGAACGAAATTTGTTAAAATTTCTGATGCAAATTTACTGATTTTTTTCCACTATGCGATTTTTCCTTCTAAATCTAAAAGAAATGCATATTCTTTAGCTACCTCACGTAGAGACTCAAACCTACCTGAAGCACCACCATGACCTGCTTCCATGTTGGTATTCATTAGTAATATATGGTTATCAGTTTTTAACTCTCTTAGTTTAGCGACCCATTTTGCAGGTTCAAAATATTGCACTTGAGAATCATGTAAGCCTGTTGTTACTAACATATTCGGGTATTCTTGAGCAATAACATTATCATAAGGAGAATACGATTTCATATAATCGTAATATTCTTTTTCGTTCGGGTTACCCCATTCATCATATTCGCCAGTAGTAAGTGGTATAGAATCATCTAACATTGTCGTTACTACATCTACAAAAGGCACTGC harbors:
- a CDS encoding DUF4834 domain-containing protein, with protein sequence MAFLKTILIILLVYYLLKFLAKLFAPKILNYAAKKTESHFREAFDNQRPFNQEEEESVIINKKPSRKKNDSEKVGEYIDFEELD
- a CDS encoding PLP-dependent cysteine synthase family protein: MKNEIRAYNNILELVGNTPLVKLNRIAENLTGNFYAKVEAFNPGHSSKDRIAIHIIEQAEKAGILVEGSTIIETTSGNTGFSIAMASIIKGYDCILAVSSKSSPDKIDMLRSMGAKVYVCPAHVSADDPRSYYEVAKRLHKETKGSIYINQYFNKLNMEAHYKSTGPEIWEQTGGQITHLIACSGTGGTISGTARFLKEQNPNIKVIGVDAFGSVLKKYHETGKLDASEIYPYRIEGLGKNLIPGATDFSAIDEFIKVTDAESAHTAREISKTEGIFVGYTSGAVMQAIKQLDALNTFDENSNVVCIFPDHGSRYMSKIYSDQWMEDQGFLNTETVEEAQEIQYIK
- a CDS encoding GTP cyclohydrolase, coding for MITLHEAKTKQDLKRFVTFPFSLYKNNKYWVPPIINDELESFDKDKNPVFKDAEAWFFLAKDGDKIVGRVAAVINHLEINQQNVKKMRFGWFDFIDDPAVSKALLDKVAEIGKEHSLEYMEGPVGFSNLDKVGVLVEGFDHIGTMITWYNHSYYQSHYENLGFVKEKEYMENKFPAKNADPALFSRLNDLVKKRYGLKEVNFTKTKEVMPMADEMFDLFNATYANLSSFVPITEIQKAYFKKKYISFINPEYIKFVKDKNDKLIAFAIVMPSFSEALQKAKGKLFPFGLIHLLKAKKNSKDVIFYLIGIDPEYQNKGVTAVIFNEYHKTFNEKGIDMCYRTPELEENLAIKQMWKHFDPVVYKRRRTYRKSL
- a CDS encoding aminotransferase class I/II-fold pyridoxal phosphate-dependent enzyme, translating into MKDLFDRILANKGPLGKWASQAEGYFVFPKLEGPISNRMKFQGKDVITWSINDYLGLANLPEIKKVDGEAAAEYGSAYPMGARMMSGHTEFHEQLEQECAAFVEKEASYLLNFGYQGFMSVIDALVTKDDIIVYDVDCHACIIDGVRLHMGKRFTFVHNNTESLIKNLERATKMAEQTGGGILVISEGVFGMRGEQGILKEIVALKEQFTFRLLVDDAHGFGTLGKTGAGAGQEQGVQDGIDVYLATFAKSMASIGAFVAADQEIIDYLKYNLRSQMFAKSLPMVYVKGALKRLDMLRTQPELKAKLWENTNALQNGLKEKGFDIGTTTSCVTPVYLNGSIPEAMALVKDLRENHGIFCSIVVYPVIPKGLILLRLIPTATHTLQDVEETLTAFSAIRERLQNGTYKRLSAAVAAAMGE
- a CDS encoding transporter — protein: MNSLFAYSKSYQYVLTFIFLLPFVAISQYTDVINSNRPGVSVSAYAVGKNVVQAEMGLFYEQKDHTLLNTESNIWGTDISLRYGLLFEKLELNYEGTFQDQNLTYLNFDLAAKRRDFSRNRLGLKFLVYDPFKNPEANKPNLYSWRANNKFQLKNLLPAVSLYGGANFVLGDNPFYIGEPTISYRGMIATQSRLTPRFVLITNTAYDRITTDDPELSYTISLSHAFRNPKWSVFVEHQGINSDRYSDLLIRGGIAHLLKENLQLDFNMGASLKNTPTRIFFGIGASYRMDFHKDSLKAIEDQEADQNGGAIDKKAMKKKKKEDKEKGSGAEDIDLGPSKKQLKKLKKAEKKKKKESSEIDF
- a CDS encoding YfhO family protein; translated protein: MKQGLKFFFIHFFVVVFFIIAALAYFSPVLQGKVMYQHDIAQYTGMAKEQNDFRKSNDQEPYWTNSAFGGMPTYQLGANYPHNYIKKLDRLIRFLPRPADYLFLYFIGFYILLCCLKVDYRLAVVGALAFGFSTYLIIILGAGHNAKAHAVAYLPVLLAGIVLVFRKKYLWGFVLTALAMALEITANHYQMTYYFMLLVLILGVVYLVYAIRDKQLKHFFTSVGLLLLAVTLGIAANATGLMATKEYADWSTRGKSELTINPDGSLKEDTGGLSKAYITNWSYGITESLNLFVPRLFGGASQENLGENSKSYNYLIDKGLARSSALDFVSGLPLYWGEQPGTSGPAYLGAVIFFLFILGLFLVKGKHKWWLLFGSLMSLVLSWGKNFSTLTDFMIDYFPLYDKFRAVSSIQIVLELCVPVLAILALKKLFKDKVPQADKMKSLTIAAAIVLGLGIVLFIFKGAFHFVGVNDDNLRMTGLEELPEMLRLDRKSVYTSDLLRSLGFALGTALLIWLYLKEKLKMNLLIIAIGLLVVVDLVGVDLRYVNNDNFVSKRKMLEPFKETTADKIIAKDDGVFRVFDQTDGFDSAKTAYFHQSITGYHAAKPAGMQDLFNFHVYNGNLSVLNMMNIKYVIRQDQEGNAFPIENPNANGNAWFVSQLQPVANANEEIMALDSLDTKNVAVVNSSKFSDIYPLTYQVDSTASIALIDYEPNHLTYTSENSNEGVAVFSEMYYENGWNAYIDGKESDYFKVDYVLRALKIPSGEHKVEFKFEPEVVVTGSKITLASTILLGLVIVGGFGFSFWRSKKEEEA